The genomic region CGGGGAACGTGCTGATGGAGCGTGGCGGCCGGGTCGTGCTCACCGATTTCGGCATAGCCAGCATGGAGGCCTCCGACGACGACGCCATGGCCAAGCTGACCCGCAGCGGTGAGATCGTCGGGTCCCTCGACTATCTGCCGCCGGAGCGCGCGCAGGGCAGGGAGCCCGGTCCGGCCTCCGACATCTGGTCGCTCGGCATGACGTTGTACGCGGCCGTGGAGGGCACCTCGCCGTTCCGCCGCACCTCCGTCTGGTCCACGCTGTCGGCGATCGTCGGCGAACCGCTGCCCGAGCCGCGGCGGGCGGGACCGCTCGCCCCGGTCCTCCAGGCGCTGATGGCGAAGGATCCGGAGGGCCGGCCGACCGCGGACCGGGCGCGCGCGATGCTGCGGCAGGTGGCCGCGAGCAGCGGGGAAGCGGCCCCTCCGATCGCGGCCACGCATGCGCCCGTCGTCGGCCCGCCCACTCCCCCCGCGCCGTCCGTCGTCGCGTCGCCGGCTCCCGGACCTGCTGCCGGCTTCGGGCCTCCGCCCGCGTACCAGCGGCCGCAGCCGTTCCCGCAGCCTGCGCCGCACACCGGTTACCCGCCGCCCGGCGCGCCGACGCCGCACGCCGGAGCAGCCGGGGGCCGCCCGTCGCGCCGCAGCCGTACCGTCATCGCGGCGGCGGCAGCCGTCGTACTCGCCGCGGGTGGCGTCACGTACGCCGTCATGAACGGGCACGGCGGTAAGGGCGGTGACCGTACTCACGCGGCGAAGCCCGGGGCCGGCCCGGCATCGCACAGCGGTCGGCCGAGCGCGGGCGGCGTGTCCGGCGGGGCGGCCGCGCCGAGCGCCCCGCCCTCCGCCGGCTCCTCGGGGAAGCCGTCCGCCACGTCTTCCGCGAAGCCCGTCACAACGCCCCGGGCGTCGGCGTCCTCGGCGGCCAAGCCCACCCCGGTGTCGACGAGCTGCGGCGGCTGGAGCCATCGCGATCCGGCCCCGGGGACCTACGGCTACATGTCCGGCGAGTACCACCTGGAAACCGGGCCGTACCAGACGTGTCCCGCGGTGTCCCTGGCCAAGGCGGGCACGAAGCTCTGGTACCACTGCTACGTCGTCAACGCGCACGGCAACAAGTGGACCTACGTCCGGATCGACGGTACGAACACGTCGGGCTGGATGTCCGACGACAACCTCACGAAGCAGAAGGGACCGTCGACCCCCTGCTGACGGCCGCCGGACGCGGCGCTCGCGGAGCGCGTGCGGACCGCCCCCGACGGCGCGGTGCGCGGCCAGCTGTTCCGCTGACCCCGCGCCACGTCACGACCCCGCCGAGGGCGGTCGCGGGCCGGATGGGCTCTATCCGCCGCCGCCCCCGCGCGGACCGTCCTCTTCCTCCGGCGGCCAGCGGGTGGTCACCCTCCCCGGCGCCAGCCGTTCCACCACTTCCGCCAGGTCCTGGCACGCCCGTTCGATCCCGAGGCGGATGGCCTTCTGCTCGGTGACGAGCGCCGACAGCAGCAACGAGGTCAGTGCCGCACTGCCGTTCAGCGCCTGGAGGTTGGCCATGGCCTCGACCAGCGTGTGGTCGGCGAAGGGACCGCGCTGGGCGATCGCCGCCGCGTTCGCCATCACGGACACGATCAGCATGCAGGGCGCGCTCCCCTCCAGTTGGAAGCGCAGGGCGGCCCAGATGAGGAGGGGGAAGACGAGGAAGAGCAGCGCCAGCTGGCTCGTGGTCGCCAGGTAGGTGACGGCGAAGGCCGAGACCAGCAGGGCGGCCGCTTCGGCCCACCGGTACGCGCCCGTGGGCAGGTTCGCCTCCCGCAGGACCAGGAGCAGCGGCGTGATCACGAGTACGCCCATGGCGTCGCCCGCCCACCACGTCCACCACACGGTCCAGAATCCGCCCTGCGGCAGGCTGTCGGCGAGTACCAGCGCCCAGGCTCCGACGGTGGCACTGATCAGCATCGGAACCAGGCCGCCCAGGAAGACCAGGGCCACCCCGTCCCGGAACCGGTCGAGCCCGACGTGGAAGCCGATCCGCCGGAGCATCAGCCAGGCGCAGACGGGAGCGAGGGTGTTGCCCGCGGCGATCGCGAGGCCGACGAGGTCGATCGGGCTGATCGACTGGATGACGAGGCAGGCTCCGAGTGCGATCCCCGGCCAGACGCGGATTCCCATCCAGAGCAGGCAGGCGACGGCGATTCCGGTGGGCGGCCACAGGGGCGTGACGGTCGCGCCCTCGATCACCACCTCCTGCAGCAGGCCGACGCGTCCGCCCACGTAGTAGGCGGCGGCGACGAGGAGGATCCGGAGCACCGCCAGGCACGGACGTCGGAAGGCCTCGGTGCGCATCACTTCATCAGACAACAGCACGGGCCCGCCGACGGAGCGTGACACGCGCTACGACGCCGTCCACGTCATCCGGTACGTCATCCGGGCCGGGTCCGAACGGCCTCATGGCGCAGCACGAGCACCGCCGCGTCGTCCTGGTGGCCGGTGGAATCGGCGACCTTCATCACCTCGGTGGCGAGCTCGCCCGGATCCGCGCCCGCCCTCGCCCTGACCGCCTCTGCCACCCGCTCCAGACCCGCTTCGATCGGGAACGCCGGCCCTTCGACCACTCCGTCGGTGACCAGGACGAACGAGCCTTCCGTATCCAGCCTGCGTCGGGTCACGGCGTACTCCGAGCCGGGCAGCATGCCCAGCGGCAGGCCGCCCTCGTCCTCCACGATGCCGTACGCGCCGTCGACCGTGGCCCAGACCCCGGGCACGTGGCCGGCGCGGGCGCTCTGGATCTCCCGGGTGGCGGGGTCGAAGCGCAGGAACGTGCAGGTGGCGAAGAGATCGCGGTCCACAGAGAGGAGCAGGTCATTGGCCCGGCTGAGCACCTCACCCGGGTCGGCGGCGGAAGCGGCCACCGCACGCACGGCGATGCGCACCTGCCCCATGAAGGCGGCCGCCTCGACGTCGTGGCCTTCCACGTCACCGATGGAGAACCCCAGAGCGCCGCCGGGCAGCTGGAAGCCGTCGTACCAGTCGCCGCCTATGCTCAGGCCGTGACGGGCGGGCGCGTACCGGGCCGCCGTGCGCAGCCCCGGAGCGCCGGGAAGCGACGCCGGAAGGATCTCCCGCTGCAGCGCTTCGGCCAGCTCCACCCGAACCTGGTGGAACTCGGCCCCTTCCCTCGCCTGGGCCGTGAGCCGCCCGAGTCTGGTCAGCAAGTCGTCCGCGGTCACCGACCGCGTGGACTTATGGGAGGTCATGGACCGCTCCGGGGTACGCCCACATCAGGGCCTGGCACAAATATCCAGGTTCATCATATTTCGAAGACCCGCTGACCACATCACGAGCGCCCCCGCCGGGCCCTCACCGCTGTCGTTCGCGGTGGAGGTCGGAGCAGATCCGTGCGGTGCGGCCCCCGGATGTCCGCACCGCACGGAGGTCTCTGCCATCGGGGCCGCGCCCGCGCTCCGCTAGACTTGCAGAATTCTGCAATTCATGAGTTATGGAGGGAGCAGCAGTCATGACGGACGACGGGCCCCAGAAGAACGCGGCGGCGGAGCACGAGAACTGGAAGGCGAAGGGCGTCGCGCTGCGGGCCTTCTTCTACATCTGCGGAACCCACCTGTTCGCCGGGTTCATCTGGCTGCTCTTCTACCTGGGCCAGCACGCCCAGAAATGAGGAGCGGCCGCCTCCCGGTGCCAGAAGCGCGACGAACCCGCGCTGACGGGAGGCGGCCGCCCTTCGTGGAGGCGTGGATCCGCCCGGCGGATCCGGAAGGGACGCCCCGTGCCGTCCCTTCCGGGTCACCAGGCGCCCGGGGTCAGCGGGTCTGGACGGACATGCTGGTCGCTCCGATGCCCCTGGGGCACTCGGCCTTGTTGTACCCCCAACGCCAGGCCTCGCTGCCGTACGTACGGCCGTTCGCGCACTTCACGTAGACCTTGACGTCCACTCCGGAACAGCTGGCGTGGGCGCGGCCGCGATCGGTGTAGTCGATCCACTTCGAGCAGGCGGCGGCCTGCGAGCCACTGCCGGCGCCGGTGGGGGCCGCGGTGGCGACCGCTGGGAGCACGAGCCCGGACAGGGCCAGTCCCGCTGTCGCCGCGGTCACGGCGAGGATCTTCTTCATGCGTGACCCCGGGGGTCACGGACGCCGCGGTCGCGGCAGGACCGGTACGGATCCGGGCGAGCCGCTCGGGGCTGTGCCTGTCCGAACTCGCCGACGGGGATGGCGCCCTCTACCTCGACGAGTGCGCGACGGCGTTCCCACCGATGTCCCTGGTACCGGGAGCCTCCGGAACGCACCGCATCCAGACCGATCACCCGGTGGCGGGCATCGGCTGCGTGGGGATCATCAACGCGTCCAAGGAAGCCGGTGCACGGGCCGGGGACGACTACTGCACCCCGCACGACTGGATCGATTTCCGCATCGAGGCGGTGCCCGAAGCCCCGGGCCGGCAGTTCCGGATCCTCCCGACGCACACCGGCATGTGCCTGACCGTGGCGCAGGACGCCGTGCGGCTGCGCACACCGGTCCAGCAGTCGCCGTGCACGGCGCGGGACGCGGAGGGGCAGCGCTTCCTCATCGAGCCGGGCACCTGAGGACTACCGGGGTCCGGAACCGGACCCGGCCCCGGACCCCGCGGGCGCCGGCCGCTGAAGCAGGTAGACACCCGCGGTCGAGACCAGTACCGCCATGCAGGCGATGAACACCAGCCCCGCTCCCTCCAGACCCATCGGCCCCACCAGTACCCCCACCCCGATCACCGGCACCGAGATGCCCGCGTACGCCACCACGAACAGCGTCGAGATCACCGCGGCACGCTGGTCCGCCGGGGACGCCCCGGCCACCGCGGACAGCGCCCCGCGAAACGCCAGCCCCTGCCCGGCCCCGCCGACGACCGCGCTCAGCACCACCAGGGCCAGCAGGTCCCACCGCAGCGCGCCCGCGAGCAGCGCCAGCCCGGCGAAGAGCCCGGCGCAGCCGAGCGGCAGCGACCGCCCCACCCCGACCCGGCCGACCATCAGCTGCCCGGCGGTCGACGCGAAGAAGGCCAGCGAGACGACCAGCCCGGTCACGGCGTGGTTGTCGACACCCAGGGATTGCGAGAGGAACGCCGGGCTGACCGAGGTGAACACCCCGAACAGCGCGAAGCCCACGAACGAGGCGATCGCCGCGGGTACGAACACCGCCCGCACCTGCGCGGGCAGCCCGGGCCGCTGAGGCCGTACGGTGCTCAGCGGCCGGCGCTCCCGTACGGTCTCCGGAAGCCGCAGCAGAACGGCGGCCGACCCCGCCACCAGTACGAGGTGCAGGGCGAAGGGCAGGTACAGCGGCCAGGGCGCGTACTGGGCGAGCACACCGGCGATCAGCGGACCGCAGCCCAGCCCGCCCATGTTGGCGGCGGTCGCCACGAACGTGGCCCGGGCTGCGCCGCCGGACGGCGCCAGCTCCATCACGTACGCCGTGGCGGCCCCGGTGAACAGGCCGGCGGACAGTCCCGACAGCAGCCGCCCCGCGTACAGCCAGCCCAGCCCCGTGGCGCACAGGAAGCAGGCGGCGCTCGCCGCCGCGCATCCCAGCCCGGCCAGCAGCACCGGCCGCCTCCCCACGGCGTCCGAGGCGTTGCCCGCCAGCAGGAGTACGCCGATGACCCCGAAGGCGTACACGGCGTACACGACGGTCACCGTCAGCTCGGAGAACCCGAACTTCTCCTGGTAGAGCCCGTAGAGCGGGGTCGGCAGCGTGGTGCCGGCCATGCACACGGCGAACACCGCCCCGGCGAGCACGCACCGGCTCCACCCGCGGCGAACCCCTTCGGCCGGACGGGACGTCGACGACACCGGATCTCCTCGACGATCTCGCTCATCAGCGCTCACTTCTTCACAGAACGCCGACCATAACCCCCGGCTGGTGACGAAACGGTCACGCACCGCCACAGTCGGGGCAGCAGAATCGTTGAGCCACGTATGCACGAGTCGACGTTCGCCGCGAAAGACAGAGCCAGGATCCCCCGACCGCCCGGGCCGTCCCCGGCCGAGTCCGGATCACCGATCTACGACCGGCTGGTACGCGAATGGAGGCGCGCCGGCCGTACGGTACCCAGGCCGACGGGCCCGTCCGGGTGGAAATGGGCCGACGACCAGGACTGGTTCGGCCGGGCCTGATCACGAAGCCGATCCGGTCACGTGGACGACTCCGGGGCCTGGCTTGAACACCACCCCCAGGGGTGAGACGCCCGCCACCCCGTCCCGGTTTCGGCTCCGGCGCCGCCCCTGATTCAGTAGCGTGTGGCGCCCCTGGGCAGCGGATCACGGGTGAGCAGGAGACGGTCATGCTGGGTGGAACGGTCGCCGTGGTCGGTGGGAGCATCGCGGGCTGCGCACTGGCCGCGGCGGCGGCGCGGGCAGGCGCCGGTGAGGTCGTGGTCCTGGAGCGCACACGCGGGCGGCTCGCGGACCGGGGCGTGGGGCTGTGCATCAACAACGAGCGGGCCGTTGAGCTCGGTGCGAGCGGGGCGCTGCCCGAGGGGATCGCGGCGCACCGGCTGGAGCGGCGGCGCTGGGTGGTCCGGGACCCCGCGCAGGCGGGTGGGCGGGTGATCTGGGAGCAGCCGTTCCCGTTCCACTCCTACCACTGGGGCCTGCTCTGGCGCGGGTTGCGGGAGTCGGTGCCGGACTCGGTGGTCTACCGGCAGGGGGAGACGGTCACGGGCGTGGCGGGGACCGGCGCCGCAGGCACCGGGGCCGGTCATGCCGAGGTGCGGCTCGCGGGCGGCCGCGTCGAGTCGTACGACCTCGTCGTCGGCGCGGACGGGTACCGCTCCGTGGTCCGCGAGGCGGTCTGCCCCGAATCCCGGCCGCACTACGCCGGGTACGTGTGCTGGCGGGGGAACTTCGACGCCGCGCGGCTGGCGGAGATCGGCGGCGGCGCGGACTCGGCGCCGGACGCGGTCACCACCGTCTGCTTCCCCGGCGGTACGTGCGTCATCTACCGCATCCCGGGGCCGGACGGGCCACGCGTGAACTGGGTGCTCTACGCCTCGCCGCCGCCGGACGGACAGCTGCGCTTCGACGACCCCACGAGCTTCCCGCCGGGCGCCCTGACCCCTGGACTGGCCCGGCAGCTCCATGCGCTGCTCGACCGGGAGTTCCCGCCGTACTGGGGGCGGGCGCTCGCGCTGACGGACCCGGCGGACACCTTCGTCCAGCCCATCTACGACCTGGAGACCGCGCGTACCACCGCGGGCCGGCTGCTGCTCGTGGGGGACGCGGCCAGCGTCGTACGCCCGCACAACACGAGCGGCGCCGCCAAGGCCCTGCAGGACGCCACTGCCGTCGCCGGTATCTGGCGCCGCTGCGACTCCTTCGAGGAACTCCTGCGCGGCTATCAGCAAGCCCGCGGCGCAGCCGGACGGGAACTGGTCGCGCTGGCCCGCCGACTCGGCCGCGCCCAGGTCGAGCGGACCCCGGCCTGGGCGGCCATGCACCCGCGCGACATGCAGACCTGGTGGCAGGGGCAGCTCGGCGGCGCACCCGGCATCGGCGGCCAGGCCATGACCGCTCCCCGCGGTTCCTGAGCCGCCGTCAGTGGTGGCTCGGCGCGCGGTGCAGGAGTTCCAGCCGCTGCTGTGCCAGGTGCAGGTACTTGGGGTCGACCGACGGCAGCGAGCGCAGCAGGTCCATCAGTTCGGTGCCGGCTTCGCGGACCTCCGCCCCGTCCTTCAGCTGCGTCCAGCAGTAGAGGGCGCCGGCGGCCGCCGCGTGGACTTCGGCCGCGTCCGGGGGCTGGTAGCCCAGGCGGGTCCGGCCGACGCCGGTCCACAGCCGGGTGGCCAGCCGGAAGTCACCCGCCATACGGGCGAGATCGGCTCGGATCTCCACCCACTGGACCGACTCGGGCGAGGTGAATCCGTACGCCCGCGAGGCGTGCTGCTCCCACGCCTGCGCGAGGGTGGCGGCTTCCGCGTGGCGGCCCGATGTGG from Streptomyces sp. NBC_00190 harbors:
- a CDS encoding serine/threonine-protein kinase, with the protein product MPTGDAQGGELVGKVLGGRYRVTSMIGRGGMGVVARAVDELLNREVAVKVLRAYTDASAAELADLRARMQREAQAAARIRHRGVVTVHDVTHDEGLPVIVMELVDGPSLDDVLAERGALAPHEAAAIGAELMDALDAAHRAGVLHRDVKPGNVLMERGGRVVLTDFGIASMEASDDDAMAKLTRSGEIVGSLDYLPPERAQGREPGPASDIWSLGMTLYAAVEGTSPFRRTSVWSTLSAIVGEPLPEPRRAGPLAPVLQALMAKDPEGRPTADRARAMLRQVAASSGEAAPPIAATHAPVVGPPTPPAPSVVASPAPGPAAGFGPPPAYQRPQPFPQPAPHTGYPPPGAPTPHAGAAGGRPSRRSRTVIAAAAAVVLAAGGVTYAVMNGHGGKGGDRTHAAKPGAGPASHSGRPSAGGVSGGAAAPSAPPSAGSSGKPSATSSAKPVTTPRASASSAAKPTPVSTSCGGWSHRDPAPGTYGYMSGEYHLETGPYQTCPAVSLAKAGTKLWYHCYVVNAHGNKWTYVRIDGTNTSGWMSDDNLTKQKGPSTPC
- a CDS encoding MASE1 domain-containing protein, producing MMRTEAFRRPCLAVLRILLVAAAYYVGGRVGLLQEVVIEGATVTPLWPPTGIAVACLLWMGIRVWPGIALGACLVIQSISPIDLVGLAIAAGNTLAPVCAWLMLRRIGFHVGLDRFRDGVALVFLGGLVPMLISATVGAWALVLADSLPQGGFWTVWWTWWAGDAMGVLVITPLLLVLREANLPTGAYRWAEAAALLVSAFAVTYLATTSQLALLFLVFPLLIWAALRFQLEGSAPCMLIVSVMANAAAIAQRGPFADHTLVEAMANLQALNGSAALTSLLLSALVTEQKAIRLGIERACQDLAEVVERLAPGRVTTRWPPEEEDGPRGGGGG
- a CDS encoding PP2C family protein-serine/threonine phosphatase translates to MTSHKSTRSVTADDLLTRLGRLTAQAREGAEFHQVRVELAEALQREILPASLPGAPGLRTAARYAPARHGLSIGGDWYDGFQLPGGALGFSIGDVEGHDVEAAAFMGQVRIAVRAVAASAADPGEVLSRANDLLLSVDRDLFATCTFLRFDPATREIQSARAGHVPGVWATVDGAYGIVEDEGGLPLGMLPGSEYAVTRRRLDTEGSFVLVTDGVVEGPAFPIEAGLERVAEAVRARAGADPGELATEVMKVADSTGHQDDAAVLVLRHEAVRTRPG
- a CDS encoding DUF6126 family protein encodes the protein MTDDGPQKNAAAEHENWKAKGVALRAFFYICGTHLFAGFIWLLFYLGQHAQK
- a CDS encoding RICIN domain-containing protein gives rise to the protein MTPGVTDAAVAAGPVRIRASRSGLCLSELADGDGALYLDECATAFPPMSLVPGASGTHRIQTDHPVAGIGCVGIINASKEAGARAGDDYCTPHDWIDFRIEAVPEAPGRQFRILPTHTGMCLTVAQDAVRLRTPVQQSPCTARDAEGQRFLIEPGT
- a CDS encoding MFS transporter — its product is MSSTSRPAEGVRRGWSRCVLAGAVFAVCMAGTTLPTPLYGLYQEKFGFSELTVTVVYAVYAFGVIGVLLLAGNASDAVGRRPVLLAGLGCAAASAACFLCATGLGWLYAGRLLSGLSAGLFTGAATAYVMELAPSGGAARATFVATAANMGGLGCGPLIAGVLAQYAPWPLYLPFALHLVLVAGSAAVLLRLPETVRERRPLSTVRPQRPGLPAQVRAVFVPAAIASFVGFALFGVFTSVSPAFLSQSLGVDNHAVTGLVVSLAFFASTAGQLMVGRVGVGRSLPLGCAGLFAGLALLAGALRWDLLALVVLSAVVGGAGQGLAFRGALSAVAGASPADQRAAVISTLFVVAYAGISVPVIGVGVLVGPMGLEGAGLVFIACMAVLVSTAGVYLLQRPAPAGSGAGSGSGPR
- a CDS encoding FAD-dependent monooxygenase, which encodes MLGGTVAVVGGSIAGCALAAAAARAGAGEVVVLERTRGRLADRGVGLCINNERAVELGASGALPEGIAAHRLERRRWVVRDPAQAGGRVIWEQPFPFHSYHWGLLWRGLRESVPDSVVYRQGETVTGVAGTGAAGTGAGHAEVRLAGGRVESYDLVVGADGYRSVVREAVCPESRPHYAGYVCWRGNFDAARLAEIGGGADSAPDAVTTVCFPGGTCVIYRIPGPDGPRVNWVLYASPPPDGQLRFDDPTSFPPGALTPGLARQLHALLDREFPPYWGRALALTDPADTFVQPIYDLETARTTAGRLLLVGDAASVVRPHNTSGAAKALQDATAVAGIWRRCDSFEELLRGYQQARGAAGRELVALARRLGRAQVERTPAWAAMHPRDMQTWWQGQLGGAPGIGGQAMTAPRGS